The nucleotide sequence CTGCGCAGCGAGGTCGGACGCCAGCTCAGCACGCGTCTCGTGCCCACGCTGGAGTTCATCCCTGACGCGCTCCCCGAGAACGCGGACCACATCACCGCGCTGCTGCGGCAGGCGCAGGAGCGGGACGCCGAGGTCGCCAAGCTCGCGTCCTCCGCGACCCACGCGGGTGAGGCTGATCCGTACCGGTCGGACGACGACGAGGACTGAGCTCGTTTGATACCCTCGGATCCGCGGCGGGCCGACTACCGGTGGATCTGGGGGGATCGACATTCAGGCGACGAGCACGCCCGCGGGCCGCTTCGTCGTGCCGGCGACGGCGGGAGTGCTCCTCGCTGAGCTGGTGCGGCTCGACCTCGCCTGCGCGCCGCACGTCCTGGCGCGTCTCGCTGCCGCTCTGGCGGGGGACACCCCGGCCATCATCGCGACAGCCGCGCGGCTGACGCCCGAGGAACGCCGGGGGCTCCGCCCTCTGCCGTCCCCTCTTCCGGCCATCACCCGCCATCCGACGGTGCGGGACGATCTGCGGGCCGCGACGACGGAGGACCGCCGTCTCCTCCTGACGGTCGCGCTGTCCCTCGATGAGGAGCTGGGCCCGGTCCTGGCGGCCGACGGACGCGGTGTCGCGGACGTGATCCGCGGAAGCGCGGCGCGGCACCTCCTGATCCACGCCGGGCGCATCCGCATCACGGACCCGCGTGTGACGAATCACGTGCTCTCCTCCGCGACACCGGCGGAGGCCGAACGTACTCACCGCCGTCTGGCGGCCGTGCATGCCGAGCGGGGAGACCGCGCCGCGGCGGCCTGGCATCGCGCACGGGCCTGCCCGGTCGCGGATCCCACCGTGGCGGTGGCCCTCATCGGCGGCGGCCGGGCTGCGGCGTCCGCGGGCCGTGCAGAGCGGGCCCTGTCCTTCGCCGCCGAGGCCGCGGCCCACGCCACCGGCGGCCTGCGGGAGGAGGCGCGCGTCCTCGCGGGCTCTGCGGCGCTCGCGTGCGGTTTCGCCGCGGAGGCGGCCGACTGGCTGGGCGCGCTCTTCCCCGCGGCGGCCGAGCCTCGGCGGCTTCGTGCTCTCGGTCCGCTCCTCGCCGCGCACGCGGTGGTCCACGGCAGTGTCCCGATCGTGGACCCTCGGCGGTTCGCGCCCACCGCGCCGCCGCTCGCGGGTGACGCCGCCTGGCTGCGGACCGCAGGTATCGCCGCGATCCTCTGCGCCGAACGCGGCGACCGCGACCGCGCGCGACGGTGGCTGGCCACGCTCCGGGAGGCCGCCGTCCGCACCGGTGAGCATGGCGCGCTGCGGGACGCCGTGGTGGGGCTGTGCGGTCTCCTCTCCGGCGAGATCGTGACGGGCGGGGAGCCGGCCCCGTCCACTCCGCTCCTCGGGGGCGCGGGCGAGGCCCTGCACGCCGCGATCGCCGGGGACATCGACGAGGGCCTCCGCGTGCTCGGTTCGGCGGCTGGGTCCGCCCTGCGCGAGCGCGACCCGCTGATGCCTGGATTCGAGGGCAGCCCCGTGGCTCGGGCGTATCGGGCTGTGACGGAGGTGCTCCTGCTCGTCTGGCGCGGCGATATCGGACGCGCGCGGGAAGCCCTGCTCGCGGCAGCTCTGGATGTGCCGATCGGGATCCCGTTCGCGGGACTCGGCGTCGTGCTGGCCCGGCGGCTCGATCTCGCCGTGCTCGGTGCGCTCGGACCGTTCGCGCGGTCGCTGACTGCCGTCCTCCCGTCGAGCCGGGCTCCGGACGTACTCGTCGACCGCGCTGTCGAGGCGTTCCTGGACGGCTCGTTCGAGGCGGCCGCTGGAGCGATGGGCCTGTGGCAGGACCGCGGCGCCCCGCATCCGCCGTTCGCGGTGCCGGGCCTGGATGACGTCCTGCTGCGGCATGGGGATGCCGGTCCGCCGCCGGTCCGGCCACCGGAGGCGGACGTCGCCCTGGCTCTGCGCCGCGTGGTCGCCCGCTCCGCTGACGGCGGCGGGCACACGGATCACGAGGCGCTGAGCACACAGGCACGAGGCCTGCGCTCACCGTTCGCACGGGGCCGCGTCGAGCTTCTCCTCGGCGCTCGGTGCGCCCTGCAGGGCGATGTCGTCCGCGCGCGGGTCCACCTCCAGCAGGCGGAACGGCTCTTCGATGCGGCCGGCGCGTCGGCCTGGGAGCGGACCGCTCGCCGCCGCCTCGACCGGCTGGATGCCGAGGGGCAGCGGTCCACAGCGGTGCCGGAGGAGCTGGGTGCGTGTCGGAGCGCGTGGGCGCAGCTGCTGACCGCGCGGGAGCTGGAGGTCGCGATGCTCGCGGTGGGCGGGACCGGGAACAGGGAGATCGCGGAGCGGCTGTCGGTGTCGGTCCGCACGGTCGAGGTGCACCTGGGGCGGGTCTTCTCGAAGCTGGGGGTGCGCAACCGGGTCGAACTCACGGTGCTGGCGCATCGCAGTGAGCGGCACCTCTGACGTGTGGTCAGCGCGGCAGGGACAGGCCTTCGCCGTCGGCCTCCGCGAGCCCGTCCGCGACCAGCGAGTCGATCGCGCGATCCCGCTGCAGCCGGTCGGGCCAGTCCGGGAGGACGGCGACGAGGGGAACGGTCTTCGGTGCGGACTCGCGGAGCAGCCGCAGCACGGCGCCACGGGCCTGGCGATCCGAACCCTCGTACGTCGCCTGCCGTCGCCGGGTGTCGCCCGTGTCGGGACGGCCCGCCGCGAGCCACGCGCAGGTGTCCGCCAGCGGGCAGCGTTCGCACCGCGGACTCCGGGCGGTGCAGACGGTCGCCCCGAGTTCCATCGTCGCGGCGTTGAGGACGGCGGCCTCGGCCGGGTCGTCGGGAAGCAGCGACGCCATGAGAGCGAGGTCCCGGCGGGACGGGGGCGCCGGCTGCGCACGCCCGTCGATCGCCCGCGCCAGGACGCGGCGGGTGTTGGTGTCGACGACCGGGTGGCGGTCGCCGTACGCGAAGACGGCGACGGCGCGCGCGGTGTAGTCGCCGATCCCGGACAGCGCGAGGAGAGCGTCGACGTCACGGGGCACGACCCCGCCGTGACGGTCGACCACCTCGACGGCCGCGCGGTGCAGCCAGAGCGCCCGCCGCGGATAACCGAGGTTGGCCCACTGCTGCACGACGTCGGCGGGGGCCGCCGCCGCCATCGCCCGCGGTGTCGGCCAGCGGGCGAGCCAAGCGTCGAGATGGGGGATCACCCGGTTCACGGGCGTCTGCTGCAGCATGAACTCGCTGACGAGGACGCCCCAGGCGCCGAACCTCGCATGGAAGTCGGGTCGTCGCCACGGGAGGTCACGTGCGGCCTCCGCGTACCAACCGGGCAGACGCGCCATCGTCGCGGGGGACGGTGCGGGCGCGGCCATCCCTCCAGCCTAGGCGAGCACCGCCCGGCGTTCTCCGCGCTCCGGCGTCGGTAGGCTGGAGGGATGGTCACCCCGGGCATCCTCCTCGTCGACAAGCCCGGCGGGCTGACCAGCCACGACGTGGTCGCCCGCACCCGGAGGGCCTTCGGCACCCGCAAGGTCGGGCATGCGGGCACACTCGATCCGATGGCCACGGGGCTGCTCGTGATCGGCGTCGAGGGCGCGACCCGGCTGCTCACGTACATCGTGGGGGCGGACAAGACATACGAGGGGACGATCCGGCTCGGCGCGGTCACCACGACCGACGACGCCGAGGGGGACATCGTCCACACGGCCGCTCCTGCGGCCCTCGCCGCCGTCGACGACGGCGCGATAGACGTCGGGATCGCGGCTCTCACCGGCGTGCTCTCCCAGGTCCCCAGTGCGGTGTCGGCGATCAAGGTGGACGGCCGCCGCGCCTACGATCGCGTCCGTGCCGGCGAAGAGGTCCAGCTCGCGCCGCGCGAGGTGGTCGTCTCGCGTTTCGACGTCGTCGCGCGGCGCCGCCGGCCGGACGCCATCGACCTGGATGTCATCGTGGACTGCTCCTCCGGCACCTACATCCGCTCGCTCGCCCGCGACCTGGGGGCGGCGCTGGGCGTCGGCGGTCACCTGACGGCGCTGCGCCGAACGAGGGTCGGTCCGTTCGCGGTGGCCGACGCCGTGCCGCTCGACGCGCTCGACGGTGCGCCCCTGCTCACACCCGGACAGGCCGCCGGTCTCGTCCTCCCCGTCTTCCCCGTCACCTCCGAGGAGGCGCGCGACCTGCGACACGGCAAGCGCCTGGTCGGACGCGCGGACCGGCTGGAGGGCCCCCTCGCCGCCGCGCTCGAGGCCGATGGGGAGCTGGTCGGCATCGTCGAGAAGCGCGGCGCCGACGTGAAGAGCGCCATGAACATGCCGGAGGTCTCCCGATGATCCTGTGGTTCACGATCGTGCAGATCGTCGTCTCCGTCGCCGCCGGGCTGTTCTGCCTCGGCGTGGGACTGGCCGGACGACGACCGAGTGACTTCTCGGTGGGAGCCCTCGCGCTGGTCGAGGTGCTCCTGATCGTCCAGGTCGTCGTCGCCATCGTGGCGCCGCTCGCGGGCAACCCTCCGACGGGTGATCTGCTGGAGTTCTGGGTGTATCTCGTCTCGGCAGTCCTGCTGCCGGTCGGCGCCGTCCTCTGGGCGCTGATGGAGCGCAGCCGGTGGAGCACGGTGGTGCTCGGTGTGGCGGCGCTCGCGATCGCGATCATGCTCTGGCGCATGCAGGTGATCTGGACCGTCCAGGTCGCCTGACGGGCCTCAGGGGGCGGACGCCGGGCGGCTCACCCGGCTCTAGGATGGAATGCGCTATGAGCTCCACCGCCCCCACCACTCGGATGACCGGAATCGGTCGCGTCCTCGTGATCGTCTACGCCGTCATGGCGCTGGCGGCCACCGGACGCAGCTTCGTGCAGATCGTGCGCCGGTTCGATGAGGCGCCACTCGCCTACACGCTGTCGGCGCTGGCGGCGGTGGTGTATGTGCTGGCCACGCTCGCGCTGATCTTCGCCCGCCGCCGGGGCTGGTACACGGTCGCCTGGGTGGCGATCGTCTTCGAGCTCACGGGCGTGCTCGTGGTCGGGGTCCTCAGCATCGTGCTCCCGGAGCTGTTCCAGCACGAGACCGTGTGGTCGCTCTTCGGGCGCGGGTACCTGTTCATCCCGCTCGTCCTTCCCGTCTTCGGGATCTGGTGGCTGCGCACGCATCGGCCCGTCGACGCCGAGCGTCCGGTCGAGGTCGCCGCGTGATCGTCTTCCGTAGTCCGGCCGAGGTGCCGGAGGGCTATGGCCCCAGTGCGGTTGCCATCGGCAAGTTCGACGGTGTGCACGAGGGACATCGCGCCGTCATCCGGCGTCTGAACGACGCGGCCGCCGCCTCGGGAAGTCGCGCCGTCGCGGTCACCTTCGACCGGAACCCCCTGGCGGTGATCCGCCCCGACCGGTGCCCCGAGAACGTCGTGACCGTCGATCGCAAGCTGGAGCTGCTCGGCGAGCTCGGGCTCGACGCGACGCTCGTGCTCACGTTCGACGAGGAACTTGCGGCCCGCAGCGCGGAGGAGTTCGTCGTCGACATCCTCGTCGGCGCACTGCACGTGTCGACCGTGCTCGTGGGGGCGGACTTCCGCTTCGGGCACCGCGGGGCCGGCACCCCGGACCTCCTGCGCGAGCTCGGCCCGCGATACGGGTTCACGGTCGAGGTCGTCGACGACGTGTACCTTCCCGGCTCGAGCCGGCGCGTGTCGTCGAGTTGGATCCGCGAGCTGCTCATGGAGGGCGACGTCGCGGGCGCCACCCGCGCGCTCGGGCGGTACCCCGATGTGCGGGGTGTCGTGGTGCACGGTCTCAAGCGCGGGCGTGAGCTCGGGTTCCCGACCGCGAACCTCTCTACGATCGTCGACGCCTTCGTGCCGGCGGACGGCGTGTACGCGGGCTGGCTCGTCGATCACGACACCGGGATCCGTCATCCCTCGGCGATCTCGGTGGGGACGAACCCCACCTTCGACGACGTGCTCGTGCGCCAGGTCGAGGCGCATGTGCTCGGGGAGACCGGCCTCGACCTCTACGGGCATGACGTCACGGTCGAGTTCGTGGAGCGCCTCCGTGGGATGGTGGCGTTCGAGGGGATCGAGAAGCTCATGGTGCAGATGTCGGCCGACGTCGCCCAGGCGGCTGCCATCCTCGGCACTTCCGACTGACAGCCGGAGGCCCCGCCGTGTTTCCGCGGGACGTCGACGGCATGGCATAGAATGGGGACAGGTTCCCACCGGTCCCGTACGTATCGCGTGCATCGGAGGGAACACCGATCCACGGTCCGCACGGTCCTGGCTCACGCCACACGCGGACGACGAGAACGGCCCACGGCTCCCTGGGGGTGCCGGGGCCCTTCAGGCTCAGGAGGAGCATGCCGACCACGGCAACCGCCGCCCCGCGGCGCAAGAAGACGTCCCGTCGCGACGACGAGGCACCCCTCATCCCGATCCTCGCGCGCAAGGTGCGCGAGATCGAGGCGAAGTCTCAGCGCGGCAAGCTGGGCCCCACGAACCGCACGAAGTTCCAGGTCATCGCCTTCCTGGTGCGCGAGGAGCGCGCCCGGGTGAAGGCGGACACCGAGATCACCGACGCCGCCCGCACCGAGCTGCTGAAGCGTCTCGACGGCGTCGCCACGATCCTCGCCAAGACGGCGGCCCGCGACACGTCGCTCATCCAGCTGCTCGAGGCCGACCAGGCCACGTCGCCGGTCGCCAAGCGGATGCGGCGCGACTGGTTGCTCGAGTCGGGGGCTGAGCTGCCGCCCGAGGAGCTCATCATCGCCGACCCCGCCCCCGTGCAGGTCTCCGTGGTGCCGGCCGCGATCGCCGAGCGCCAGGTCACGCCGCCGTCGGTGGAGGCGCGACAGCTCGCCAATCCGTTCCTCGCGCCCGACCTCACTCCGCGTCCGGCCAGTACGCCTCGTCGTCGCCTCGACGGCTGGGAGCTGATGGGACCGCTGTACAAGGCGTTCGAGACCGGCGCGGGCGGCTCCGCCGCGTCGATGGAGCTCCCGCCCGCTCCGGAGTTCGATCACATCTCGCCCAAGGGTCGTGAGGTGATGGTGCACCAGTCGCGCTTCCTCGAGGCGGTGCGGGCGGGGCACCGCAGCTTCCTCCTCGCCGACGAGCCGGGCCTCGGCAAGACCGCGCAGTCGGTGCTCGCGGCCTCCGTCGCCGGCGCCTACCCGCTGCTGGTGGTCGTGCCCAACGTCGTGAAGATGAACTGGGCGCGCGAGGTGGAGCGGTGGACGCCGCAGCGTCGTGCGACGGTGATCCAGGGTGACGGCGACGACATCGACGCGTTCGCCGACGTGTTCATCGTCAACTACGAGATCCTCGACCGGCACATGTCGTGGCTCGCGTCGATCGGCCTGCGCGGCATGGTCGTCGACGAGGCCCACTTCATCAAGAACCTGTCGTCGCAGCGCTCGCAGAACGTGCTGTCGCTCGCCGCCCAGGTGCGTGAGCGCACCCCGGGACACGACCCGCTCATGCTCGCGCTCACGGGCACCCCGCTCATCAACGACGTCGAGGACTTCGACGCCATCTGGCGGTTCCTCGGATGGACCAACGGCGAGAAGCCCGGCCCTGAGCTCATGGAGAAGCTCGACGCGACGGGGCTGACGCCCGCGGACAAGGCTTTCTACCCGGAGGCGCGAGACGCCGTCATCTCGATGGGCATCGTGCGCCGGAAGAAGAAGGACGTCGCGGCCGACCTCCCGGACAAGCTGGTCGCCGACCTCCCGGTGCAGCTCGACGACGAGTTCGGCCGCAGCATCCGTCAGGCCGAACGCGAGCTGGGCGAGCGGCTGGCCGCTCGCTACCATCGCATCATCGAGGCTCGGGGCGAGCGCGGACTCGCTCCCGGGGAGATCGACGACGATATCGTCCGTCTCGTCGCGCAGAACGAGCTCGAGGAGTCGAAGGCCGCCGGCACGGGTGGGGACAACGTCTTCACCATGGTGCGCCGCATCGGTCAGGCGAAGGCCCTCCTCGCTGCGGATTACGCTGCCCAGCTGCAGCGCTCCGTCGGCAAGGTCGTGTTCTTCGCGAAGCACATCGACGTCATGGACCAGGCTGAGGCGCACTTCGCCGCCGCCGGGATCCGCGCGGTGTCGATCCGCGGCGATCAGTCCACGACGGCTCGTCAGCAGGCGATCGACGACTTCAACGGCGATCCCGGGGTCGGCATCGCCGTCTGCTCGCTCACCGCGGCGGGGGTCGGCCTGAACCTCCAGGCGGCCTCGAACGTGGTGCTCGCGGAGCTGTCGTGGACGGCGGCCGAGCAGACGCAGGCCATCGACCGCGTGCACCGCATCGGCCAGGGCGAGCCCGTGACGGCGTGGCGCATCATCGCAGCCCACACCATTGACACGAAGATCGCGGAGCTCATCGACCAGAAGCAGGGCCTCGCGGCCCGTGCCCTGGACGGCGAGGCGACCGAGGAGACGGCGAGCGAGTCGGTGCAGCTCGCGGCACTCATGCACCTGCTGCGGGAGGCTCTCGGCGGCCGCTGAGAGCATGTCAAGAAGCTCAATTCTTAACGCCGCACGGCGACGCGAATCCTGCCTCGACGCGAAAATCGTCGCCTCCGTCCGTCGAGGTCGTCAAGATCACCGGTTTTCGACACCCTCGAATGGCCTTGTGAGGGGCGGGGGCGCTAGTGTCGATCGCAGGCACTGTCGCCTCACCCCCCTTCCCTCGACCTCCGAAGGCAGCAGCATGAAAATCGGCATCCTGACGAGCGGCGGCGACTGCCCCGGACTCAACGCGGTCATCCGCGGCATCGTGCTCAAGGGCACGACGACCTACGACCTGGAGTTCGTCGGCATCCGTGACGGCTGGCGCGGCGTCGTCGAGGGCGACTTCATGCCGCTCACCCGGCACGAGGTGAAGGGCCTGTCCAAGGTGGGCGGCACGATCCTCGGCACCAGCCGCACCAACCCGTACGAGGGGGAGCGCGGGGGAGCGGACAACATCGCGAAGACCCTCTACGGGCACAAGATCGACGGGATCGTGGCGATCGGCGGCGAAGGCACCCTCGCGGCCGCGGACCGCCTCGCGAAGGACGGCATCAAGGTGCTCGGCGTGCCGAAGACGATCGACAACGACCTCCGCGCCACCGACTACTCGTTCGGGTTCGACACGGCGGTGAACATCGCGACCGACGCGATGGATCGCCTGCGCACGACGGGAGACTCCCACCAGCGCTGCATGGTGGCGGAGGTCATGGGGCGGCACGTCGGCTGGATCGCGCTCCACGCGGGCATGGCCGCCGGCGCTCACGTCATCTGCATCCCGGAGGTGCCGATGTCGCTGGACGAGATCACCGCGCTCGTCACCAGCGCCCACGACCGGGGCCGTGCGCCGCTCGTCGTCGTGTCGGAGGGCTTCAAGCTCGCCGGCATGGACGAGGCGTACAGCGACAAGGGCCTGGATGCGTTCAACCGGCCGCGCCTCGGTGGCATCGGCGACCTCCTCGCTCCCGAGATCGAGCGGATCACGGGCATCGAGACCCGTGCCACGATCCTCGGCCACATCCAGCGCGGCGGCTCGCCCTCGGCATTCGACCGCGTCCTCGCGACCCGGCTCGGCCTGCACGCAGCCGACGCGATCGTGGATGGCGCGTGGGGGCAGATGGTGGCCATGCAGGGGACCGACATCGTTCGCGTGCCGTTCGCGGATGCCCTCGGCGAGCTCAACACCGTGCCCCGTTACCGCTACGACGAGGCCGCCGCCCTCTTCGGCTGACCCCGGCCCAGGCATTCGCGCGCCCTCCGGCGTCCCTGCTCTCGAGCGCCTGACCTCGCGCGAGCGCCTGATCCCGTGCGAGCGCCAGACTCAGGCGTTCGCGCGAGATCAGGCGAGCGCGATCGCTTTTCGCCTGTACGCGCGCGGCCGCCTGCTCGTGCGGGGCGTGTCAGACGCTCGCGCGGCTAGAGACGACCTGACATCCGACGACCCGCGTGGTGGAGTCCCTGCGCGAGCGCGGCCAGGACGGTGTCCTCGACGTGAGTGTCGTCGAGCATGACGTGGTGGTAGTCGAATCGCAGGACGGTGTAGCCGCGGAGTGCCAACCGCGCGTCCGCAGCGAGGTCTCGTCGCCGGTCGCCCGCGGCGCTGTGATGGCGGAAGCCGTCGATCTGGATGGCGAGCCGTTCCCCGATGACGCCGTCGAGCGGATGACCGTCCACCCACACCTGCTGCCGCACGTCGATGCCGATCGCACGCATCCGTTCGACGAAGACCGTCTCGGGGCCTGAGTCCGATCGGCCGCGGACGCTTCGAGCCAGACGGTTCGCCGCGTCGCACCGCCACCGCACGCGGGCGAGGGTGTCCATTCCCACCGCACCGTGACGGAGGGCGGCCTCCCACATCACGCGAGCCTCCGTCGGCGGGCGGCATCGCGCGACGTGGAAGAGGACGTTCAGGACGGGATCGACGGCCGCGCGCGGATGCACCGGCACCGGACCTCGGGCGCAGTGGACGTGTATACCGGCACGCTCGAACCGCGAGGCGGTGCGGGGGAGGGCGACGTGCACATCCGCAGCCCCGACATCCCACCATCCGGCGAGGCCCGCGGCGCTCACGCAGGTGACTCTCCCGCCGACTGATGCTGCGGCCCGGCGCATCGGTTCGGCATCGGGGAGAAGCAGCCAGGATCGCCGCACCCGGTCGAGCGTGCCCTCCCGCACCGCTCGACGCATCTGGTAGTCGGTGAAGCCCGCGTCGCGCACGCGCGACGAGTGCGCGGAGCCTCCCTGCTCTCGAATCCAGCTCTCCAGTTGCTTGCGTCTCACCCCTCCACCCTGACGGCTCGCGCGGCACTCTTTCTCGCGGCACCCGGCATGGGGAGGTGTTTCGCGAGATCCGTGCCCTGTGCAGGATCAGTGGTCAGGCGCGCCGCCACAGGCGCCCGCTCGGGATCATGCAGCGAGAGCGACCAACGCCTGACATCGCGCGCTTGCCTGACGCCAGGCCGACGCCTGCGCCGGCGTCAGACGCGAGAGCGCAGGCCTGCGCGCGAGATCAGGCACGGAGAGGCATCAGTGCCTGGTGCCGCGCGCTTGCCTGGTGGCGTGCGCTTGCCTGGTGGCGTGCGCTTGCCTGGTGGCGTGCGCTTGCCTGGTGGCGTGCGCTTGCCTGGTGCGTGCGAGCGCCTGACCCCGGGACGTCCGGTCAGGCGAGGTGGAGCGTGTCCAGCAGCCAGGCCAGCTCGAAGGCCCGCTCCCGCCAGGAGTTGTAGCGCCCGCTGACCCCGCCGTGCCCCGCGACCATCTCGCACTTGAGCAGCACGTCCTTCGCCCCGGCTTCCCGCAGGCGGGCGACCCACTTCGCCGGCTCGACGTAGAGCACGCGGGTATCGTTCAGCGAGGTGACCGCGAGGATCCGCGGGTACTCGACCCCTTCCCTGACGTTCTCGTAGGGCGTGTACGACTTCATGTACGCGTAGACCTCGGCGTCGTGGAGCGGGTCGCCCCATTCGTCCCATTCGATGACCGTGAGGGGGAGCGAGGGGTCGAGGATCGTGGTCAGCGCGTCGACGAACGGCACTCCCGCGAGGATGCCGGCGAAGAGCTCGGGGGCGAGGTTCGCGACCGCCCCCATGAGCAGACCGCCCGCACTGCCGCCCTCGGCGACGAGCTGGGCGGGCGTGGTCGTGCCCTCGTTGACGAGGTGCCGGGCGCAGGCGACGAAATCCGTGAACGTGTTCCGCTTGTGCAGGAGCTTGCCCTCCTCGTACCACTGCCGCCCCATCTCGCCGCCCCCGCGCACGTGCGCCACGGCGAAGACGACCCCGCGGTCGAGCTCCGAGAGCCGGGCGACGGAGAAGCCGGGGTCGATGGAGTGCTCGTAGGAGCCGTACCCGTAGAGGTGGACGGGGCGCGGGGCCGCACCCGGGTCCCCGAAGGACCGCTTCCAGACGAGGGAGATCGGGACCCGCGTGCCGTCCTCCGCCGTGGCCCATTCGCGCCGCTGCCCGTACTCGGCGGGGTCGTAGTCGCCGAGGACCGTCACCTGCTTGCGGAGCACGAGCTCGCGCGTCGCGAGGTCGAGTTCGTACACCGTGCCGGGGGTGACGAACGAGGTGTACCCGAGGCGCAGGAAGGGAGAGTGCCACTCGGGGTTGCCGCTCACCCCCGCGGAGTAGAGCGGCTCGTCGAAGCGGAGCTCCTCCACCGCGTCGGTCGCGTAGTCGAGGAGGCCGACGCGCTCGAGGCCTTCGCTGCGGTACTCCACGGTGGCGAAGTCGCGGAAGGCGTCGACGCCGAGGAGGCGCCGACCCGGCTCATGCGGGACTACGACGCGTCGTTCCCCCTGCGGGTCGTCTGCGGCGACGGAGACGAGCTCGAAGTCCAGCGCGTCGTCGTTGTGCAGGATGAGGAGCCGGTCCTCGCCGTCCACCACCGCGTGCTCGAGCGAGTACTCGACGCCCTCGCGACGGGGCCACACCAGGCGGGGCTCCGCGGTGACGTCGCCCTCCAGATCCACGAGGTACTCCTCGCTGGTGATGCTGGAGCCGACGCCGATCACGAGGTAGCGGCGGCTGCGGGTGATGCCGGCACCGAGCCAGAACTTCTCGTCCGGCTCGTGGAAGAGGCGGACGTCGTCCGACACCGGCGTGCCGAGCCGGTGCAGCCACAGGGTGTCCGGCCGCCAGGCGTCGTCCCGGGTCGTGTAGAGGATGCCGGTACCGTCCGGGGTGAAGAAGGCGCCCCCCGTGTTCGGGATCTCGTCGTCGAGCGTGACGCCGGTCTCGAGGTCTCGCACGTGGACCGTGTAGAGCTCGTCGCCCTCGAAGTCCGTCGACCACAGCAGCTTCGTCGCGTCGTCGGAGGTGTCGAACGCGCCGAGCGCGAAGAACTCGTGTCCCTCGGCTTCGACGTTGCCGTCGAGCAGCACCTCCTCGCCGGGCACCGGGACGCCCGGTTCGAGCCGCGGGGGCGTCCAGTCGCCCTCGGCCGCGGCGGCGCGGCAATGGATGCCGTACTGCGCCCCCTCCTCGGTGCGGCTGTAGTACCACCGGGCCCCTCGCCGTGTCGGCACGGAGAGGTCGGTCTCCTGGACCCGTCCCTTGATCTCCTGGAACAGCGTCTCGCGGAGCGGGGCCAGGTGAGCCGTCTCGGCGTCGGTGTGCGCGTTCTCGGCTTCCAGGTGGGCGATCACCTCGGGGGAATCCTTCGCGCGGAGCCATTCGTACGGGTCGTCGACCGTGTCGCCGTGGTGAGTGCGGAGGGTGGAGCGGCGGGCGGCGATCGGGGCGTCAGTCACCGTCCCACGC is from Microbacterium sp. BLY and encodes:
- a CDS encoding helix-turn-helix transcriptional regulator, whose protein sequence is MLLAELVRLDLACAPHVLARLAAALAGDTPAIIATAARLTPEERRGLRPLPSPLPAITRHPTVRDDLRAATTEDRRLLLTVALSLDEELGPVLAADGRGVADVIRGSAARHLLIHAGRIRITDPRVTNHVLSSATPAEAERTHRRLAAVHAERGDRAAAAWHRARACPVADPTVAVALIGGGRAAASAGRAERALSFAAEAAAHATGGLREEARVLAGSAALACGFAAEAADWLGALFPAAAEPRRLRALGPLLAAHAVVHGSVPIVDPRRFAPTAPPLAGDAAWLRTAGIAAILCAERGDRDRARRWLATLREAAVRTGEHGALRDAVVGLCGLLSGEIVTGGEPAPSTPLLGGAGEALHAAIAGDIDEGLRVLGSAAGSALRERDPLMPGFEGSPVARAYRAVTEVLLLVWRGDIGRAREALLAAALDVPIGIPFAGLGVVLARRLDLAVLGALGPFARSLTAVLPSSRAPDVLVDRAVEAFLDGSFEAAAGAMGLWQDRGAPHPPFAVPGLDDVLLRHGDAGPPPVRPPEADVALALRRVVARSADGGGHTDHEALSTQARGLRSPFARGRVELLLGARCALQGDVVRARVHLQQAERLFDAAGASAWERTARRRLDRLDAEGQRSTAVPEELGACRSAWAQLLTARELEVAMLAVGGTGNREIAERLSVSVRTVEVHLGRVFSKLGVRNRVELTVLAHRSERHL
- a CDS encoding bifunctional riboflavin kinase/FAD synthetase — protein: MIVFRSPAEVPEGYGPSAVAIGKFDGVHEGHRAVIRRLNDAAAASGSRAVAVTFDRNPLAVIRPDRCPENVVTVDRKLELLGELGLDATLVLTFDEELAARSAEEFVVDILVGALHVSTVLVGADFRFGHRGAGTPDLLRELGPRYGFTVEVVDDVYLPGSSRRVSSSWIRELLMEGDVAGATRALGRYPDVRGVVVHGLKRGRELGFPTANLSTIVDAFVPADGVYAGWLVDHDTGIRHPSAISVGTNPTFDDVLVRQVEAHVLGETGLDLYGHDVTVEFVERLRGMVAFEGIEKLMVQMSADVAQAAAILGTSD
- the truB gene encoding tRNA pseudouridine(55) synthase TruB; its protein translation is MVTPGILLVDKPGGLTSHDVVARTRRAFGTRKVGHAGTLDPMATGLLVIGVEGATRLLTYIVGADKTYEGTIRLGAVTTTDDAEGDIVHTAAPAALAAVDDGAIDVGIAALTGVLSQVPSAVSAIKVDGRRAYDRVRAGEEVQLAPREVVVSRFDVVARRRRPDAIDLDVIVDCSSGTYIRSLARDLGAALGVGGHLTALRRTRVGPFAVADAVPLDALDGAPLLTPGQAAGLVLPVFPVTSEEARDLRHGKRLVGRADRLEGPLAAALEADGELVGIVEKRGADVKSAMNMPEVSR
- a CDS encoding DEAD/DEAH box helicase, whose translation is MPTTATAAPRRKKTSRRDDEAPLIPILARKVREIEAKSQRGKLGPTNRTKFQVIAFLVREERARVKADTEITDAARTELLKRLDGVATILAKTAARDTSLIQLLEADQATSPVAKRMRRDWLLESGAELPPEELIIADPAPVQVSVVPAAIAERQVTPPSVEARQLANPFLAPDLTPRPASTPRRRLDGWELMGPLYKAFETGAGGSAASMELPPAPEFDHISPKGREVMVHQSRFLEAVRAGHRSFLLADEPGLGKTAQSVLAASVAGAYPLLVVVPNVVKMNWAREVERWTPQRRATVIQGDGDDIDAFADVFIVNYEILDRHMSWLASIGLRGMVVDEAHFIKNLSSQRSQNVLSLAAQVRERTPGHDPLMLALTGTPLINDVEDFDAIWRFLGWTNGEKPGPELMEKLDATGLTPADKAFYPEARDAVISMGIVRRKKKDVAADLPDKLVADLPVQLDDEFGRSIRQAERELGERLAARYHRIIEARGERGLAPGEIDDDIVRLVAQNELEESKAAGTGGDNVFTMVRRIGQAKALLAADYAAQLQRSVGKVVFFAKHIDVMDQAEAHFAAAGIRAVSIRGDQSTTARQQAIDDFNGDPGVGIAVCSLTAAGVGLNLQAASNVVLAELSWTAAEQTQAIDRVHRIGQGEPVTAWRIIAAHTIDTKIAELIDQKQGLAARALDGEATEETASESVQLAALMHLLREALGGR
- a CDS encoding A/G-specific adenine glycosylase encodes the protein MAAPAPSPATMARLPGWYAEAARDLPWRRPDFHARFGAWGVLVSEFMLQQTPVNRVIPHLDAWLARWPTPRAMAAAAPADVVQQWANLGYPRRALWLHRAAVEVVDRHGGVVPRDVDALLALSGIGDYTARAVAVFAYGDRHPVVDTNTRRVLARAIDGRAQPAPPSRRDLALMASLLPDDPAEAAVLNAATMELGATVCTARSPRCERCPLADTCAWLAAGRPDTGDTRRRQATYEGSDRQARGAVLRLLRESAPKTVPLVAVLPDWPDRLQRDRAIDSLVADGLAEADGEGLSLPR